GGGACCTGCGGCTCATGCTTACTAATGGCATAATATGTTCTCCCTGTGCATTCACCCAGGCAATTGCCAACTGAGCCGGTGTGCATCCTTTTTCTTTAGCCATTTCTTTCAGTACTTCAACCTTCTCCAGGTTTTTTATCAGATTTTCTCCCTGAAAACGCGGGAAGAATTGCTGATAGGCATTATCTGCAAGTGGGGCCTTCATCTCCCCAGTAAGCAGGCCTTCGGCAGTATTGGCAAATGCTACTATGCTTATACCCAACTCTTTTGCGGTAGGAAGCAGATCGCTTTCAATCTGACGATCTGCCAATGAATAGCCTATTTCCAATGCCGCTGGGGGATGTATCTTGTTAACCCTGCGAAGTTGATCTGCCGTGATTTCAGAAACGCCGAGATAGCGTACCTTTCCTTCTTTGATAAGGTCAGCCACCGTTCCAATTACATCTTCCAGTGGAACGCTGCCATCTAATCTGCACGGCTGATAAAGATCAATTGTATCGATACCCAAACGGGTCAATGAATAATTGATGAAGTTCTTAATAGCGATGGGACGCAAATCCATTCCGATTGGATGACCACCGTAGAAAATAGCACCAAACTTAACACTTATGAACGCATCCTGCCTCCTGTCTTTGATAGCTTTGCCAACCAGGATTTCGTTGTGTCCG
This Chitinophaga sancti DNA region includes the following protein-coding sequences:
- a CDS encoding aldo/keto reductase; translated protein: MKMINLGINGPLVSKLGLGCMRMSSTWGRPANDERESIATIQSALDNGINFLNTGDFYGAGHNEILVGKAIKDRRQDAFISVKFGAIFYGGHPIGMDLRPIAIKNFINYSLTRLGIDTIDLYQPCRLDGSVPLEDVIGTVADLIKEGKVRYLGVSEITADQLRRVNKIHPPAALEIGYSLADRQIESDLLPTAKELGISIVAFANTAEGLLTGEMKAPLADNAYQQFFPRFQGENLIKNLEKVEVLKEMAKEKGCTPAQLAIAWVNAQGEHIMPLVSMSRRSRLPENIQAMEIVFSNDELDILNNEFSPGAILGNTYLQR